Within Haematobia irritans isolate KBUSLIRL chromosome 2, ASM5000362v1, whole genome shotgun sequence, the genomic segment aagcgattttttttgagggtgtattaataaataaaactatgaatacaactttaaatatcttaaacatttttacatgtataattccatttcctccataatgttggtgtcattaatatgctggcaatttgaaataattactatcgaggaacttgctggcttgtgtgttagaatagattccagcaagaggaaatcacaaaatatcaaactgatgacgggatgtaaattgatgtaatgcacattttcatccagaagttcttgatataggaattgttgcactttgttttaattgattgcactttgtaagttttctgaaaacttttctttgttgtttccttcatcggtttttcatcggccaacatcttccaagaatataccattcaatgattttagttttctgcaaaacaatcgagttttgtgatttccattatgttttcatttcactttttattttgacttaccaatttgtatttcttccaactgaccacgtacttgttgatttcctcaagaacgttggtgttacaaaattgttgttattaaaatactggcaattttcaggaacttgatgaccagataattggaataaatttccaacaatttcaattcacaaaataacaaattaaaccgatgatgcacattttcatccagaagttcttgatataggaattgttgcactttgttttagttggttgcactttgtaagttttctgaaaacttttctttgttgtttccttcatcggtttttcatcggccaacatcttccaagaatataccattcaatgattttagttttctgcaaaacaatcgagttttgtgatttccattatgttttcatttcactttttattttgacttaccaatttgtatttcttccaactgaccaggtacttcgtgatttcctcaagaacgttggtattacaaaattgttgttattaaaatactggcaattttcaggaacttgatggccagataattggaataaatttccagcaatttcaattcacaaaataacaaattaaaccgatgatgcgatataaattaaactatcgatgtgatgcgaattatcatccagtagttgttgatatggaaaagcataaataccaagtttttttggttgcactttgatttatggaaactttctcttctcgataagccactaccatttttcatcggccagcctcttaatgtgtccaaaaatcagcatccaaatattttagttgtctgcaaagagatttgagtttagtgacttccttaaagttttcatttcgtgttttagttttacttaccaattattataagcaatttcacttgattattaaaaaatttccacatttttgtatttcttccacgaactttgttgtccaaagaagtattgaaaaccatgtggttttttcgttgcatttcagggtagtgttttgtcaaagttttctccaattatcttcaacacattttcaaagttttcgtcaacattttgccaaattggttgtaattcgcaaacaatttgaagatgaattgaagatgagctttttcaagtcaagttgaatttatgttgaaaatgatatttaccctcaaactgaagaggtgttgcatttgaaaaacgctcatcctgtgtttattgggtattgTCGACGGACCATTTATTACTGCTTTCTATTTTATGTGGCACGAATTCCATTTTACTTGATCTCATTGTGCTTTTTATAATACacctcatgtataataaattcttactcaaggtgtaccataaatgtttattaactcaatttgtcggaTATGAAATCCAAGGGCCGTTTTACACTGAGTGAAGACtccaaattattaataaataatgctaaaaagccacaaatttaataaattggaaTTAGGTTTTCGagatcccgaaaaatcccgggattcgggattgaTCTCTTTtcgaaaatcccgggatttcgggacggAATTTATGCCGGGTGACAGCCCTAATTTAAACACTTTTGAATTGGGGATTGTAAttacggttgccacttgagccaaaattgtctaccaaaatttggagaatattttaccaaacaaataatacaaaatcttaattctatacaaaattttgaaaaattttatttctatagaaatttgtcagaattttatttatatagaaaattttatcaaaatttaatttttatagaatactagcgtaacccggcccgcttcgctgcgccttccgaagcatagaAGCAGAATCACTGTTTcccgtccaataaatcggaaaaaccaAACGTACtaacatttgttaaaactttggacacggagaacatgcctttcccGAACATACTCGTATaccggaaaatgatgcaccctctacgctaCTTAACTTGAAAAAGTCTGGcacaagcctgtgcaaaaatcatagaattatgtaccgagttcacatttacggacaaccctctactttcagttttcaaaaaatcgcataaaagggaaccctctccccatctTCGCTCCACCCCGATCAGATAACGGAAAATCACATACCCTATataaatttcacaaactacccaacggGCCCTagacaaagtttattttactatttcccttcaccaaccagatatcgaaagacCATGTACCTGTATTAATTTCATGTAGATCGAAGaaggttaaattttgctctatttttttaaaGGGGCCTGGACTTTCCCCTCTTAACCTTCActgaaaattccaagaaaatctataaacttccttcaagtgtgggggcaaggagaaggttctcccctcgtccaaatacccaaacaCCAGGTACACCatatttcataaccttcccccaaggcttttgtaaatttcaagcaaacttgataattttaattttttttttcagttttagaggaggttcCCTCTCCCCGATCAAATATCAAAAAGTGATATAGCGTATCTCgtgtagacgtcccagaaaatgtcaagcaaataataagcctaattttcaaaaagtacgATAAGGAGGGCCCCTcatattttattcctttagaaaattttgtaaaaattttatttctctagaaaattttatcaaaattttatttctatagaaaattttataaaaattttatttctataatttccgtcagaaaattttgtcaaaattatgtttctagagaaaatttaatttctataaaaaattttgtcaaaattttatttctatagaaaatttcataaaaattttatttttataggaaattttattgctatagaaaattttataaaaattgtatttctttaaaaatttttttttcaaaattttatttctttaaaaaattctgtcaaaattttatttgtgtagaaaattttttaaaaattttatttctcttgagaattttatcaaaattttatatctatagaaaattttgtcaaaattatgtttctagagaaacttttgccaaactttatttctatagaaaattttataaaaattttatttctataggaaattgtattttgtcaacattttaattatatacaaaattatgtcctttagaaaattttgtcaaaattttatttctataaaaatttcataaaaattttatttctatatgaaattttattgctatagaaaattttataaaaattttatttctttaatttttttttcaaaattttatttctttaaaaaaatttgccaacattttatttctgtagaaaattttgtcaaaattttatttctctagaaaattttatcaaaattttatatctagagaaaattttgtcaacattttatttctatagaaaattttgtcaaaattttattgctatagaaaattttataaaaattttatatcaataaaaaattttgtcaaatattttattcctttagaaaattttgtaaaaattttatttctctagaaaattttatcaaaattttatttctatagaaaattttataaaaattttatttctataatttcctttagaaaattttgtcaaaattatgtttctagagaaaatttaatttctataaaaaattttgtcaaaattttatttctatagaaaatttcataaaaattttatttttataggaaattttatcgctatagaaaattttataaaaattttatttctttaaaattttttttcaaaattttatttctttaaaaaattttgtcaaaattttatttctgtagaaaattttttaaaaattttatttctcttgagaattttatcaaaattttatatctatagaaaattttgtcaacattttatttctatagaaaattttatcaaaattttattgctataggaaattgtattttgtcaacattttaattatatacaaaattatgtcctttagaaaattttgtcaaaattttatttctataaaaatttcataaaaattttatttctatagaaaattttattgctatagaaaattttataaaaattttatttctttaattttttttttcaaaattttatttctttaaaaaattttgccaacattttatttctgtagaaaattttgtcaaaattttatttctctagaaaattttatcaaaattttatatctagagaaaattttgtcaacattttacttctatagaaaattttgtcaaaattgtattgctatagaaaattttataaaaattttatttcaataaatatttttgtcaaatattttattcctttagaaaattttgtaaaaattttatttccctagaaaattttatcaaaattttatttttatagagaattttataaaaattttatttctataatttcctttagaaaattttgtcaaaattatgtttctagagaaaatttaatttctataaaaaattttgtcaaaattttatttctatagaaaatttcataaaaattttatttttataggaaattttattgctatagaaaattttataaaaattgcatttctttaaaaattttttttgtcaaaattttatttctttaacaaattttatcaaaattttatttctgtagaaaattttttaaaaattttatttctcttaagaattttatcgaaattttatatctatagaaaattttgtcaaaattatgttttagagaaaattttgtgaaaattttatttctatagaaaattttataaaaattttatttctataggaaattgtatttttcaacattttaattatatacaaaattatgtcctttagaaaattttgtcaaaattttatttctataaaaatttcataaaaattttatttctataggaaattttattgctatagaaaattttataaaaattttatttctttaattttttttcaaaattttatttctttaaaaaattttgtcaacattttatttctatagaaaattttgtcaaaattttattgctatagaaaattttataaaaattttatttcaataaatatttttgtcaaatattttattcctttagaaaattttgtaaaaattttatttctctagaaaattttatcaaaattttatttctatagaaaattttataaaaattttatttctataatttcctttagaaaattttgtcaaaattatgtttctagagaaaatttaatttctataaaaaattttgtcaaaattttatttctatagaaaatttcataaaaattttatttttataggaaattttattgctatagaaaattttataaaaattgcatttctttaatttttttttcacaattttatttatttaaaaaattttatcaaaattttatttctgtagaaaattttttaaaaattttatttctcttaagaattttatcgaaattttatatctatagaaaattttgtcaaaattatgttttagagaaaattttgtcaaaattttatttctatagaaaattttataaaaattttatttctataggaaattgtattttgtcaacattttaattatatacaaaattatgtcatttagaaaattttggcaaaattttatttctataaaaatttcataaaaattttataaaaattttatttctttaaaaaattttgtcaaaattttatttctctagaaaattttatcaaaattctatagatatagaaaattttgtgaaatattttattccttttgaaaattttgtaaaatttttaattttctagaagattttatcaaaattttatttctatagaaaattttataaaaattttatttctataatttcctttagaaaattttatcaaaattatgtttctagagaaaatttaatttttataaaaaattttgtcaaaattttatttctatagaaaatttcataaaaattttatttctctaagaaattttattgctatagaaaattttataaaaattttatttcttaaatttttttttcaaaattttatttctataaaaaattttgtcaaaattttatttctgtagaaatttttttaaaaattttatttctcttgagaattttttcaaaattttatatctatagaaaattttgtcaaaattatgtttctatagaaaattttataaaaattttattcctttagaaaattttgccaaatttttattgctatagaaaattttataaaaattttatttcaatagaaaattttgtcaaaattttagttctgtaaaaaattttgtcaaaattttatttctatagaaaattttgtcaatttttttttttctataaaaaaatttctcaaaattttatttttatagaaatttttgtcaaagttttatttctatagaaaattgtgtaaaaattttaattctatcaaaaatgtttgtcaaaattttatttctataaaaaatatgatcaacattttatttctataggaaattttgtcaaaaatctatttctcggtgttttgcaaaatcttccaaaaccagCAATCTGAAAAAAcatcgaattttgaaaaatatttgcccTCTGCTATATATTCGCTGGAATAAAAGTGCCTTTcggaattaaaaaaacttatgatgaacttatggtaaaatattcattttattcACATACTCTCGTAAAATTCATTACTAAAACATAAAGTAAAGCTATTAACCATGAACTGGGCCTTGAAGACAGGTCATCGTTTGATATATATTCTGAAagtaaattagaaataaatataaaaaataaaattttatgattttgtaaGATATAACTAGAGTGTTAAAACATTTATGTAAAATCTCTAATATTTCCTATGTGATTTTCCTTACTGGTACATTTTGCATTCCTCAGATTACTTGGGACCGGTTTATGCatcaattcaaaaataaatatatttctttttggTGTCAGTTAGTAGTAGGAATGAatgttgaaaaatgtatttaaacattttctagaatgtttttataaaaactggTGAATTGTAACCCTGCAGATTACTTGGAACCAGTCTACGTACCaattccaaaaataaatatatttctgtTTGATCTGAGTTAGTAGTAggaagaaatattaaaaaatgtaaacgAATATAGTCGCATCCTTTAAATTCGTATGAGGATAGGTCCGTGGTAATCTAGGTGGTGGCAATTGGTTACCAAAAAGCTTATAGTAATGCCTAATAAGAATTTCTTatgcattttcaattaaaaaaaaaaaatgtccaataaatATCTTACCTTCAATGATTATGAATTGATTGTCTTTGCCATTTGTTTGATAGGAATGTTGAAGATTCTTTTTGGCTTTATCTGAAATGGagtttgttttttcttaatatCCATTACAAATTCTCCTCTTTTCTACTTACGATGCAATGTTATGATCTGTTCCATTTCGCCCAACATATTTTTGGCCACACATCGATATTCACCAAAATCTTTGGCTTTCATTGGTCTTACGACCAAACGcattacaattttgaagacattATTGCGGGAGACCGTTTCATAGGAACCACCTTGAATGAATTCTTTATCCTTGAGCCAATAATTCACTGAGGTAGGATGTGATTCGGAGATACATTCCAAAGTAACTTTTTGACCATAACCCACATAGATGGTATCATAACGGGTCCAAATTGTGGGAGGAACTGTGAAAATAGTAAACAGAGGCATACGTTTTTTCTGATAATCATTCATATCCGAAGATCTCTATAAACTTACAATTTACTATTACCGATATTCGTTTGCTAACCGTTGGTGGTACCCCATTGgatgctatacaaaaatatgctcCCATAGTATCTCTTGTTACCAAAGGCAATGATAAATTTTGACCTTCCGTACTATAGATATGTCGCCCATTCTCTACATACAGCGGTAAATCTTTTTCTCTTCTCCAGGTTATAGTAGGGGCGGGAAGTCCATTGGCTGTACATGTCAGACTtatattttgaccaatttccacaATCATATCGTTGCTGGTTTGAAAATCAATTATATCGGGCGGGACCACAACATCCAAATATCCTACTTGACTTTTCATAGGATCTGTATTGATTTGACACATATACCAACCACGATCCGATTCTTGAACATCACGTATACGCAATTGCCATATGCGATGTTCCGTATGACTTATACTTATGCGATGATTTTTGGTGATGACATGATTTTGTATACTCAAAATTGTTTGTGTATCCACACGAAGCCAGGCCATCTGAAAGGGGAATAgagatttaaaagaacttccggaCAATGATATTGACCGCTTGCGGTTTACCTTAAATGCCACCAGATCGTGGACCACACATGTCAATATTGCATCGCGTCCAACAGGAACTGTAACATTATGTATGGGACCACTGAATTTTGGATCcgctgaaataaaagaaataaaattttctatagaaataaaagtttgacaaaattttctctagaaatacaattttgacacaatgatctatagaaatacaattttgacaaaattttctatagaaataaaattttgacaaaattttgtagagaaagaaaattttgacaaaatttttagagaaaaaaaaattttgacaaaattttctatggaaatataattttaataaaattatctatagatatacacattttgataaaattttccgtagaaatcaaattttcacaaaattttcgatagaaataaaatgttgacaacattttctatagaaataaaacttagataaaattttctatagaaataaaattttgatcaaagttttttatagaaataatatttcaataaaattatctatagacatagaatacaaaattttctatagaaataaaattttgacaaattttctatagaaataaaattttctatagaaataaaattttgacaacattttctatagaaataaaattttgaccaaattttctatagaaataataattttgacaaacattttccataagcataaaattttgacaaaattttctatagaaaaaagtttttgataaaattttctattgaaatgaaattttgacaaaattttctatagaaatgaaattttgacaaaattttctatagaaagtaaattttgccaaaattttgaaatgaaagtttgaaacaattttctatagaaatgaaattttgacaaaattttctatagaaatgaaattttgacaaaattttctatagaaagtaaattttgacaaaattttctatagaaataaaattctgacaaaattttctatggaaatataattttaataaaattatctatactcatacacattttgataaaattttctgtagaaatcaaatttgcacaaaattttcgatagaaataaaatgttgacaaaattttctatagaaataaaacttagataaaattttctatatgaataaaatgttgatcaaattttttatagaaataaatattcaataaaattatctatagacatacaatacaaaattttctatagaaattaaattttgacaaattttctatagaaataaaattgtgataaaattttctatagaaataaaattttaacaacattttctataaacataaaattttgacaaaattttctaccgaaaaatgtttttgataaaattttctatagaaataaaattttgacaacattttctatagaaataataattttgacaacattttctctaaacataaaattttgacaaaattttctatagaaaaaagtttttgataaaattttctatagaagtaaaattttgagaaaattttctatggaaataaaattttgacaaaattgtcaatagaaataaaattttgacaaaattttctatagaaataaaattttgacaaattttttgacaaaatttctagaactaaaattttgacaaaattttctatagaaataaaatgttgacaaaattttctatggaaataaaattttgacaaaatattctaaagaaataaaatgttgatcaatttttttatagaaataaaattttaatagaattatttatagacatacaatacaaaattttctataggaataaaatgttgacaaattttctatagaaataaaattttgacaactttttctatagagataaaattttgacaacattttctatagaaataataatttttacaacattttctataaacataaaattttgacaaaattttctatagaaaaaaagtttttgataacattttgtatagaagtaaaattttgagaaaatattctatggaaataaaatttggacaaaatttttccatagaaataaaaaaattttgacaaaattttctatagaaatgaaattttgaaaaaaaatttctatagaaataaaattttaacaaaattttctattggaataacattttgacaaatttttctgtagaaataaaatttttacaaaatattctaaagaactaaaatttcgacaaaattttctatagaaattataattttgagaaatttttctatggaaataatattttgacaaaattttctatagaaataaaattttgacaaaattttctatagaaataaaatgttgacaaaattttctatggaaataaaattttgacaaaatattctaaagaaataaaatgttgatcaaattttttatagaaataaaattttaataaaattatttatagacatacaatacaaaattttctataggaataaaatgttgacaaattttctatagaaataaaattttgacaacattttctatagaaataaaattttgacaacattttctatagaaataataatttttacaacattttctataaacataaaattttgacaaactttttatag encodes:
- the DIP-iota gene encoding dpr-interacting protein iota → MVNADPKFSGPIHNVTVPVGRDAILTCVVHDLVAFKMAWLRVDTQTILSIQNHVITKNHRISISHTEHRIWQLRIRDVQESDRGWYMCQINTDPMKSQVGYLDVVVPPDIIDFQTSNDMIVEIGQNISLTCTANGLPAPTITWRREKDLPLYVENGRHIYSTEGQNLSLPLVTRDTMGAYFCIASNGVPPTVSKRISVIVNFPPTIWTRYDTIYVGYGQKVTLECISESHPTSVNYWLKDKEFIQGGSYETVSRNNVFKIVMRLVVRPMKAKDFGEYRCVAKNMLGEMEQIITLHHKAKKNLQHSYQTNGKDNQFIIIEEYISNDDLSSRPSSWLIALLYVLVMNFTRVCE